The window AAACtattccatccaacagtttccaccctttGTCCTATTACCACCTCCTAATTTACAATCCCTCACCCCCACTGTGCACCACTCTTTGCCAACATATCCACCAGTCTTTTCTCCTTCTCTGCACCTGTCCTTTTCTGCTCCCAATTGCCTTCTCCCTCCCCCATAGCCTCCTGGCATTATGCCCTGTTCTTTCACCATCCAATTgctgattctcccccccccccccccccccaaatgcactCTGCTTTTTTCCCACCTCACTTTggattgctgcttccattccaaACGACACAGTTGCATTAGGCCAGTGTGGCTTGAGACAGCAGTCGTGTGTGTAAGTCTAATtgcttgtgtgttttcctttctgaagaagactttggctgaAAGACTTTCTTCGTGCCTGTCTGCGACACAAAAGTGTCATCTTTAGGCTGAGCAGccatctatcctttttataatattgttgttgGTCCAACCTGGACTTCCCATTGTTTCAGTTTGCACAACAACTTTTATCCCATCCCACGAACCAGTGAGGTTTTTCCTAAGTTACTATTCTCTAAAGTATTACTCTACTCAGTGTCCATTCTTTACATTCCTTCCTGTTTTTTAATTGCCTGCTGAATTACACACAGGGACTGACATTTGAGTCACACTGAATCAACAGTCCTGTCCACACACAAAACGTGGCTGCGCAGGCTGTTGGTGCAGCATCTCGTTCCCTAAATTCTTCCCGATGATAATTGTAATTATTGCTACTGATCACATCTCCTCCCTCATCCTTGTGTGTTTTCCACACCTACCCATGCCACATGAGCTTATGACCCACCACTTAACTTACCCCCACTCTCCCCTTCTCCCTCTACACGTGCATACTCCCATACTTCATCCATTCCATCCACATCTTGTATGTGTTTGTGAGTGTCTTTGAATGTCTGTTTATATATGtgcatattttgtgtgtgtttttttctgttaTCTTGCTCCCCTCTCAACCACCTAACATCTTCATTTGCTCATCCTACGTCATTTCCCGTTTCCCCAATGTCATCCCTGCCACAATGACCCCTActccatctttctgcaccagttcagaaatGTATACCTTTTCCTGTCTAAAACCCATCCCACTCCTTGAATTCTGCCTAAACCATGGAATCCCCACCAAATGGACTAACCATAAAATTTAATTTAGCTAGATTCCAGCCTTCCTTTCACAATGGCCCTTATCTTTTCAGATTCTGGCAGTCCCTGTCCCCAGCAAACTCATTACTGTTAAAAACATCTCCATGGTTGCATTCCAGAACTGCCGCTGCGCCCTCCACAAGATACGGCTTCTGTGCAGTCCCCACTACATACATCACGTCTTtgaaattgaatcccttgctctccagctCCTGGAGGGGCATTCCAGAGAACACCTCTGTAACTCAGCCAACCTGCTCACACCACACTGTACCTTGggggcaccactatccaaccccCAACTTGCCCACAGTCTTCCTCCCAGTCAACCCCTCTTAGCACTCAGCTTGTGCCTAGCTGATCTTTTCAACTTGTCACATCCCCAAAAACTCTCTACCAAGAATCCACTAAATTCAGAGCTCAAACAATACCATATCACTATTTTTAATCTTTCCACCAAAACCTTCAACCCTGCATATGTGTCATCCCCATACAAAGGCCTCACATGTACACCAAAATTCAACCCTTTTGGACTTGACAAAGAACTACTCTCCTTGGGATCCCTGCaaaggaaacacttctttgccaccaatccctccagCCACAGAAAAACTTAACACCACAATCCAACCGTGATTCACAGCCCTTCTCACCTCATCATCCATTCTCACCTCTCAGGAATTCCTTACATCCAACTTTGCGTTGTCATCCTTCCCCAAATCCCTTCCCAACAACAGCAACATTTCAGCATAAGAAATGACAGCCATAGGCAGCCTCAAAACAGATCCTGACCTCAGAATCCTATGTACACATGAAGATTCTACCGCTGttattatttattactgttacTACCTTGCAGAAGGCCTCTGCCAGAAACCTGACTATTCCGCCTATAAACTTTGCCAGATTGATTCCATCGCAGAAGTCCAACATAATCTCCAATCCCAGTTTAAAGCCATATGCACTTTCAAGAACCTCCccttgaatccatttccctcctcaccctatGACATACTGCATATCCACCTTCTGCAtgctccacaaacccaacaatcctggacatccaattgtagctggttattgtgctccaattgaaagaatttcagccctcactGAACACCTGCAGCTCATTGCCTGAAATCTAGCCTCCCATACCAAAGATGCCAACCTCTTCCTTTACCAACTGTGCACCATCCCCTATGGTTTACCTCCTGGATTCCCACCTGTCACTGTTGGTGCCATTTCCCTCTAAATCAAAATCCCTCATGCCATGGTCTTGCCACTACTGGATAGTACCTCTTCCAACGTCCTTCAGATTCTTAATCCACTATCTCATTCATCTATGCTAACAAAATCAGGAAAAGGGTGGATTATTACTCACTGTAAAGACAACCctctgagttgcagataagcacaatgAAGGAATTGTCActcattatagctttcagccaaagccttctctaGCTAAGAAATcatacacattcacaaaagcaagcacacaacATGCACATATGACCACTACCACCGGCAGCTTTCGATTCCAGTTGGCGCTGCCGATGGTAGAGGTCTTGTGCACATGAAATattcttgcttgtgtgtgtgtgttctttgctGGAAATGCTTTGGTTGAAACCTATAATGTGTGACAGTCTGCAACTTAACGGGTTGTCTTTAAGGTGagcagcaatttatccttttcataatactgtcgatATTCCACCCTAGAACTTCCATTGTTTAACTATATACTAACATACAAGTACTCCTTGGAAGGTATTAATTAAAAAAACTGCAGCACTGTCATGGGtacccacatggcaccctcctatgacaACATGTTTATGGGCCATATAAAAGGAATCTTCCTACCCTAAAAAGAAGAAGGAACCCTGGTCTGAGTcatgttcattgatgatatcttcatgatctgcactCAAAATAAAATACACCCTATTCTCAttgcttcacaacctcaacacctttcccaaccacttcaCCTGATCCACCTCAAACCCcagtgccaccttcctggatggtGACCATTTCCTCTCTGATGCCTCCATCCACAACTCTGTCGACATAAAGCCACCAACAGTATCAgcattttgatagctgccatcccttGTACCCCAAAAAACCTCTTCCATACTGCCTAGCCATCCATGGACAGCTGTCTCAGTGACGGGAACTCCCATGCCCAGTAAGCTGgaggtctcacaaaggccttcacaaagAGGGACTAGCCAGGGATCTAGTTCGCAAACAGTTTCCTGTGCCATATCCCAACAcacccaagaaccagctacaaaggagcaccCCCATTATGCAATAACTTCCCTGACTGAACCTGCTGTACCAAATCCTTTGTCTTGGCTGTGATTACCTACCATCATGTCTTAAAActtgggacatcctacccaagatccttcccactccaccTAAATCAGTGTTCTGTTGCCGACCCAATATCCACAACATTTTAGTCCATCCCTATGCTACTCTTATCCCAATCCCCTGCCACAGGgagcatatccctgtggaagacccacatGCAAAATCTGCACAGTCCACTCATCCAGCACTTTATTCCAGTATCATAACAGGCATATCGTATCCCATCAGAGTGCAGGCCTTCTGTGAAAGCAACCACGCCCTATACcatctctgctgcaatcattgcacagctattTATATTGTTATGACTACCAACCAACTATCCACCAGGATGAATTGCCACCATCAAACTGTGGTGCAGAGCAAAGTGGGCCCACCccatggcacaacatgcagttgaacataatgggctccatttcaatggctgcttcacaacctaagccatttggatcctcccctccaccacagaCTTTTCTGAACTACAAGGATGGGACATTCATTGCAACACATACTCATCTCCCAAAATCATTCTGACCTCAATCTACTGTTCCATATCCTCCCATCAACAGTTTCTGCCCGCTTGTCCTATCTCCTTCCAGTTCAAGGCCTCTCATCCTCATTGTGCCCCGTTCTATGTCAACACCTTCAATGAGCTTTTTCTCTTCTCTACTCCCCTCACTGGtgctgactgacacacacacacacacacacacacacacacacacacacacacacacacacacacacacactttttcaccTGCATTATGCTGTTTCAACATTGGATACAGTACCTCTTGAAATACTGAACACTTCAGATATCTTGGTTGAACAAGCATCTACCATATGAGCAACAACAGTTCAATTAGCTCTTGCATAATGCATTCACAATTGAACATGACACTGTTCTGACGACAACTGACACTTTCAATGTGTTCAGGactttgcacaggtgccgttcataGTGAAGTACAAtggcacaacctgcaggcttggcaagAATATGCATTTATTTTCAATacacatttctcgcagtgtttccatatttttgtccaactgtaTGGCCTACTACAGATTCCAGTCTGTGAAGCAGGTGTTACATAACTGATTTTTGTGTGGTGATTTGGTGGGAGCCAATGCTTTACACAGTAACTAAGTGAAGATCATAGGCAAGGgaatggatgaaacttcctggccgagagTCAAATGCAGGACCTTCGTCTactgtgggcaagtgctctcctGACTCAGCTAGGCAAGCACAACACCTGACCTAACAGCTTTTTATTTTggtcagtatctcatctcctacattccaaacttcacgagctctcctgcaaaacttgcaagactgtggataagccatgtctttgcaatatcctgtcttccaggagtgctagtcttgcaggaaagcttctgtgaagtttggaatgtagatgatgaggtactgatggaagtaaagaCGTGAGGACAACTCACatattgtgcttgggtagctcggtcagTACAGAACTTTCTCGTGAAAGGCATAGGCCCCATTTCGTCTGTCCAGGGCAACAGTTTCAATCTTGCTAATATGCATGTCTTCCATGCTTATTTCCTTCACTCATTTGTGGAACTCTCACTAGGTAATTACACTTCTGTCACCATATTCCAATGCACTATAGTGATAGGCTCAATCACTGGAGCCTCCAGGAGACCCATAGGAACTGTACTACAAACAAGCCACACACACAAACCTCAACTACACAGAGCTAAGTGGCATTTCACAGCAAAGCAGTGAGACTAGCAACTGCCTATTTAAAGCATCACTTGATACCAACAGTTCCAAAAACACAGTGTCATCATTTTATTCTTGTGGggaaaatatgtgaaatgtgtcctgataatttaaattctgtagtaTTTAAATGggaaacattttaatattttggtGTAGCTCCACCTCAGAGCCTTTAACTACAAACCGTGCCTGCCATAAACCTGACTTCATGAATCACGACAGTATGGTTTTAATGTCAGCTCTCAAGAGCTGaaagagaaaaattaaattatttcactctaaattttctcagtcagTGCAGTGCCTAAAGATGGCCCCTAATAAATCTCCAAGCAATTATTTACAAATAGTTTCTTCTATATTTTTACCAGAAGCTAACTGCTTAATAAAATTGTGTCATGTGGACTGCCTTTTCTAATGTACATACAAAGACTGAAGTGCACAGCTGCTTGTCTTTGTAACATAAGTGCTACCCtgtggttttttaaattattttttgatgGAATGACTAAACAATGGAGATGTGATTAAAGTTGTGTGTGTAAATTCTGCAGCAATGGTCTTACAAGGATCTGTATATAGAACACTGTCGTCACACAGTGAAAACCACTACCACAGCTCTGCCGAGTTacctgaaaaaaattatgtatatacATATTGCACCACCAGAACATCACTCTTAAGTCTACAAAATCAGTGGCCTTCACCAAAATTGCCAAAACAAATCAGACATGAAGAAAGGTAATAGCTCACCTCTACAACTCCTCCCATACTTTACAGACCAGTTAAATGCAGGACAGAGTCCTGTTTGAATACTGGTTCTTGATACTTTGGAAATAGGCATCTATGGGATACCTGACTATATGTGGTTAACAGATAACTAATTCAttcactcactcccccccccccccttttttcacaCACACTCATTTCATTTTTGTATAGTGATACCATCTTAGAAGTTTCCAATACTGTGtaattttcagttttaaaattctTTGATGCAGGATGGGGTTATCAAATGAGTCAAAAATTTAATATTGACCTCTCAATGAAATATCTGAAGAATTTTAAACACGTCTTGTTTAGTCTTTTATGTCATATCTAAGAAGTTGGTAGTGCTTTTGCAGAGAGAACTTGACACTGTCCTTTGTTAACAACAGCTCCACCTTAAAAATTTAtacagaaaacaaaggaaatagaaaCTATCCAGttgtagataaaaaaattaaagtacagtGATTTTCAAATAATATGTAGAGGTTTAAAAACTCCAACTGAATGATGATGGTTTTAGAATTTGTCCAGCTGGAATCATAAAATTGTGTGCAAAGGTTTCACATTTATTACATACACTGTGATAGTATCTTCCACAGAACAGGCTATTTTTAAGTCTCCGGGCTAGTGTGCTGTACGATTAACAAAGCTGTTTTATCACCAAAAAGATAACACCCTGAAGTCAGTTCTAAGAGATATTATGAATGATGTATCATTCTCTTTCTTTACCCACCTTCAATTACCTTGGCAACATACTGGTAGTGGTTTATGTCACACAACATTCTCAGGAAATTGCAGGCTGCCATTACTTTGTTGCACTGGTGTCATAAAGATATAATGGGTCTTTATGGAAGGTAAGGTATAAATTTTCGGTACACAGAACAGCAGAAAAACGTGACAGCAAAACAtatcatacaattttatttttccctGTCTCACATTACAGCCAAGTTTAACAGACATTACTCCTACATGACTAATGAATGTTAGCGTCACAATATTTAATGCACAATAATCTCTCATCATACCTGAGATAGTTTAAAGAATTTCTTAAAcaacaaattatttttcacaaaGGGTACAAAAATTTATCTCTGAAAGAAAGGGAGGGAGGCAAAAAGGGCAACAGTAGATAAATTAAAGCAGCTATAAAATAAACGTTTCTTAAATCTGGACACTTAAATATACATCATTTCAGCCATGTGAGACATCTTCTTTGGGATATGCACAAAAACGTCAAAATAACTTGCCAGTTCATCAATAGTTACATCATCACAATTTGTTGGAGTCGACATGAGAGCTTGTTGTGAACAAGTTTGTCCTTGAGTGCCACGATTTGGTGAGGATTTTGAAGTTGTTTTAGTGCTTttgctttcatcatcatcatctgttattGTCAATAATGAAGTGCTAGCCTGAAGATTCTGAAAGTTCACTGTATCATAGTCCTTTGTTTCTTCATTGGAGTCTTCACATTTTAGGAACAGAGATTTGAAATCACTAGGAGTGACATTATTTCCAAATGGTACTACACCTGATATTTCCGGGCTTATAATTAATTCAGTAACTCTGAACTGGGTGACATTTCTGAGCCTCACTTCCATCACAGAAAACCTTGCTGGTTTCAAAGGTGAAAAACTCGGTAAGTGTAAAATTGGATCTCTCAGGATACTATTATGTCGGTTTTTTCGTTTACATACAGTCGATCCAGTCAAGAAATTCAATCTGCTCTTGCGAACAATGCTTCGCTTAAACGTAGATGATCTCAGATTTCCTTCCAGCTTTCCATTTTTATGAGATTTATGTTTTTGTGTATTACACTTACATGAGGTACTTACACACTTCTCTCCAGAAAGACTAAGAGATTTCAGCAAAGCTCTTTCATCAACAGTAATAACAGTCTTTTGACTGAATGGATTTGATGTAGAGAGAGAATTCCTCTCTGTGACcctgaaaatgaaaactgttttgtgAATGCAAAGAACAAAGACTGCATAAATTCTGTTTAAAAGAACTTTCTCACAAAAAACTAATTGAGAACCTCATGTTATCTGCTTCAACATTACTACGATTGCAAAAATTTATTAGACAGAGAGAAATGCAACAGTGTAAATCACTAACATTGTTCTAACAAAAGGATATATACAGCACAAATATATGGTTTGCAACCATTCAATTTGCATATACGGAATAGGAATGCACCAACACAATAAATGTGATACCCGACTTTCTATGTGCATAAAATGTTTGAACAACGTGCAGAAATCCACCCTCTGAACATTTCTGGCAACTGCCAATGATACTTCAACAACTGCAAACCATATCATTTTCAAAGTTTTCAAAGAAACAAGAGAATTCTGTGCAAAGGAATTGCAAACTTCGATATACTGGGTATatgctcactcacacacacacacacacacacacacacacacacacacacacacacacacacacacacacacacaaaaaacaaccaacaaGTGAGGTAGCAATAAATCTGTTCCTTTTTTTTGACCAGGGGGAGGGCACAATTCCAAGCACAATTCAAGTGACAActtccatctctgtttataagtacACTTGCTACTTTAATATTAACTGCTTACTTAATAACATCAGCAGAATAGTTTGAAGTGTATGCCAGATTCCCTGTAGTGTTATATTCCACATGAAGGCTCTTGCCAAGGTAACAAGGTAAtattctgcaatagcagatttgctctgCTGTTATAAGTGTCTGTGATGCTTACACACAATACATACACCCACCATGGCCTTGATGGTTTGATGACAGGCCACAACTGAAATGCATATACCAGTTGCTCACCTTAAGCAAACCAAGATAATCTTCTACAGATCCTAAAATGGCAGTAACCTTAGACAGTGGCTGTGAAATAAGTTTCACATTACGTTTCTATGAAATACATTTCACTTCATGTTTCCACAGAATACAACCAGTCCTTCCAGGAATGCTGCTTAAGTAAGGTGAAAGACTGTACACTTTGGTGGCACCTCATTTTCATCACTCACTCAAACTAAATTTCTTTAACTATTACAACTGCTTCCATACTGGCTGTAATTTCCTCTGATGGCACAACTCTCAGGGTAATGGCAAAATTTCTCCTattggcaagcacagatctctcattACCAGATACTAAACATTCAACTAAACTGATAAAAGCGCAAGTAGTGTATAAATGCTGCTCATATCACCAAGTGAACTAAATTAAAGTTCCATTTGTATTTGAATGACCCCTGTAGTTTTGCTGGGGAAActgtttccatatatatatatatatatatatatatatatatatatatatatatatatatatatatatatatatataaaacagaaagaaacttccacatgggaaaaacatggAAGCAGTTGTAATAGTTAAAGAAATTTAGTTTGTTGAGTGAGTGATGAAAATGAGGTGCCACCAAAGTGTACAGTCTTTCACCTTACTTAAGCAGCATTCCTGGAAGGACTGGTTGTATTCTGTGGAAACATGaagtgaaatatgtctgcttgtgtctgtgtatgtgcggatggatatgtgtgtgtgtgtgtgtgtgtgtgtgtgtgcgcgagtgtacacctgtcctttttttcccctaagggaagtctttccgctcccgggattggaatgactccttaccctctcccttaaaacccacatcctttcatttttccctctccttccctctttcctgacgaagcaactgccagttgcgaaagctcgtaattctgtgtgtgtgtttgtgtgttttgttcatgtgcctgtctgccggcgctttcccgcttggagagagagagagagagagagagagagagagagagagagagagagagagagagagagagccagccaTACAGGACATGTTCTGCATACACTGATGAAGAATTCTATGACTTTCCATCTAACAGTTAATTTACAAGCATATCAACTATGTGTTAGACTGTGTTTTTCCAGCAATCCTTTGCAAGCTAACTGTTACTTTTGTGTCTCACTATTCTCTGTCACTGTTCCATGTTGCACTAAGATCACTGAAACAATTTTCAGTTTATGATGAATCCTCACAGGAACAAGCTCCAAACTACAATTATTGCAACGTAATATAAACAGACCTAAATAATAATGGACCACGATTGAAAAGATCATTCACGGAACTGGTTAATTTGAACGAAGCCATCAACAAATTTGACAAAGAACTAACTGTAAGAAAGAGGCCAGAA is drawn from Schistocerca gregaria isolate iqSchGreg1 chromosome 3, iqSchGreg1.2, whole genome shotgun sequence and contains these coding sequences:
- the LOC126354903 gene encoding uncharacterized protein LOC126354903, producing MAGDLSLPDSLEKLEIDIKRVTERNSLSTSNPFSQKTVITVDERALLKSLSLSGEKCVSTSCKCNTQKHKSHKNGKLEGNLRSSTFKRSIVRKSRLNFLTGSTVCKRKNRHNSILRDPILHLPSFSPLKPARFSVMEVRLRNVTQFRVTELIISPEISGVVPFGNNVTPSDFKSLFLKCEDSNEETKDYDTVNFQNLQASTSLLTITDDDDESKSTKTTSKSSPNRGTQGQTCSQQALMSTPTNCDDVTIDELASYFDVFVHIPKKMSHMAEMMYI